The following are encoded together in the Anoplopoma fimbria isolate UVic2021 breed Golden Eagle Sablefish chromosome 9, Afim_UVic_2022, whole genome shotgun sequence genome:
- the LOC129096231 gene encoding type-2 ice-structuring protein-like, which translates to MLSTTRMLIVSLLVCGTMALTRANGDEILSANVSCPTNWTQHDSRCFHFVETTLSWAQAQKHCQSKGGNLASIHNLGEVLEIQGIVYNNTQKKKAWIGGSNCQEENVWLWGDGTDFTFFYWCPGKPESSKRECCLKISSTDGKCWEESLCNKLLPSICSKSLLNVTQN; encoded by the exons ATGTTATCCACCACGAGGATGCTGATTGTGTCTCTACTTGTTTGTGGCACGATGGCTCTGACTAGAGCTAATGGTGACG AAATCTTGTCTGCCAACGTATCTTGTCCCACTAATTGGACTCAGCACGATAGCCGCTGTTTCCACTTTGTTGAAACAACATTGAGTTGGGCTCAGGCTCAG AAACACTGTCAGTCCAAGGGTGGAAACCTTGCATCAATACATAATTTGGGGGAGGTTTTGGAGATTCAGGGGATTGTGTATAATAACACTCAGAAGAAAAAAGCATGGATTGGAGGCAGCAATTGCCAAGAG GAAAATGTTTGGCTCTGGGGTGATGGTACAGATTTCACGTTTTTCTACTGGTGTCCAGGAAAACCAGAGAGTTCCAAAAGAGAGTGCTGTTTAAAGATTTCTTCCACAG ATGGAAAATGCTGGGAAGAATCTTTGTGTAACAAACTCCTCCCATCAATATGTTCCAAAAGTCTCCTAAATGTGACACAAAACTGA
- the rfc1 gene encoding replication factor C subunit 1 has product MMDIRRFFAPTSDKSAVQKPAANGNVRTEKKKKNPLSSDEEVKKKKKETAKVKSSKPEEKQKDSEKKRKKRAVIESDSEDEKPVSKTKKSPKVKQTTSKKEPPPKKDPVQYVSETDSDSDNFQTLKKVSKPKQNGTAKQTKSDAGSARPGVKEELKSPSKPSTTQGKAALKSPVTPKSTLPPPCKQTPTSVLDYFGNATVQRSDKKLVASTKRKAPTQDADDLMSDEQIAKQLQMDEDMMELEKQVHEDEEFARTLAMLDEEPQAKKARKGSDEKPATTAFPKMSSTDSAAGSKSSLSKTDRRGSVSEDVIGPTPKKEPAPVKASLKLAMMKKKAEERDEGPKGKTPISPTKIKISPKKEPLASSSSDKKFTPKTGTTPTTVKTSPKKPESTSTSPEDAEKKKGNSAAFRNFLNRDGPRALGSKEIPQGADNCLEGCVFVLTGVMESMERDDAKSLIERYGGKVTGNISKKTTYLVQGRDSGVSKLEKAESHGTKILDEDGLLELIRTKPGKKSKYEITAEAESKASKTRTPPSKTSKSTPKAQKISPSKGNSRSPHTPSPSKTSLAQGHGARTRYGSTPPGRGSGHTARRELGLSSSSSSSSSSAQGKSSPAATGEDASLLWVDKYRPLSLKTVIGQQGDQSCANKLLRWLQNWNKHHSGGSSKPAAARFGKFGGGKDDGSAFKAALLSGPPGVGKTTTAALVCEELGFSYVEMNASSTRSKNSLKEVVAESLNNTSIESFYKGTSQKVSSKHVLIMDEIDGMAGNEDRGGIQEMIGLIKNSKIPIICMCNDRNHQKIRSLANYCFDLRFQRPRVEQIKGAMMSLAFKEGIKIPPPALNEIILASNQDIRQVIHNLSMWSAKDKVMTYDQCKSDAASARKDMKLGPFDVCRKVFSSGEDSAHMSLIDKSDLFFHDYSLAPLFVQENYLHVRPRAAGGDLKSHLMLLSKAADSISDGDLVDRRIRSGQNWSLLPTQAIYASVLPGELMKGYMSQFPTFPSWLGKFSSTNKHSRIVQELASHMGLKTMSSRQAVNLDYLYYLRQALLSPLQRHGAEGAGEAVQLLDNYQLIKEDVDSIMEISIWGGQPDPYSKLDSKVKAAFTRAYNKEVHLTPYSLQVVKKGRGGGESELGGEDVDNGAQESEDEGLKTDAMIKQKKAKATKESKKKEKEEDSGKDKDKGKGKGKGKGKAKK; this is encoded by the exons ATGATG GACATCAGGCGGTTCTTTGCACCGACTTCAGACAAGTCTGCGGTGCAGAAGCCAGCTGCAAATGGAAACGTcagaacagagaagaagaagaagaatcctCTGTCTTCAGacgaggaggtgaagaagaaaaagaaagagaccgCCAAG GTGAAAAGCTCCAAACcagaggagaaacaaaaggaCAGTGAGAAAAAACGAAAGAAGCGTGCAGTCATAGAATCTG ACTCGGAGGATGAGAAGCCAGTGAGCAAGACAAAGAAATCCCCAAAAGTGAAACAGACGACCAGCAAAAAGGAGCCACCGCCCAAAAAAGATCCTGTGCAGTATGTTTCTGAAACAG ACTCAGACAGTGACAACTTTCAGACCTTGAAGAAGGTCTCCAAACCCAAGCAGAATGGCACGGCCAAACAGACAAAGTCCGATGCAGGCAGTGCTCGTCCAGGAGTCAAAGAGGAGCTGAAGTCTCCGTCCAAGCCCTCCACCACACAGGGGAAAGCTGCGCTGAAGTCTCCCGTCACCCCAAAGTCAACCTTGCCTCCTCCGTGCAAACAAACCCCCACCTCAGTACTCGACTACTTTGGCAATGCGACTGTTCAGCGTTCAGATAAGAAGCTCGTAGCCAGCACCAAACGAAAGGCT CCAACGCAGGACGCAGATGATCTGATGAGTGATGAGCAAATCGCCAAACAGCTCCAGATGGATGAGGACATGATGGAG CTGGAAAAGCAGGTCCATGAGGACGAGGAATTTGCCAGAACTCTGGCCATGCTGGATGAGGAGCCTCAAGCGAAGAAG GCTCGTAAAGGCTCTGATGAAAAACCAGCCACTACTGCATTCCCCAAAATGAGCAGTACAGACTCTGCTGCTGGCAGCAAGAGCAGCCTGTCAAAGACCGACCGAAGGGGCAGCGTGTCGGAGGATGTGATTGGCCCGACTCCTAAGAAGGAACCCGCCCCTGTCAAAGCCAGTCTCAAACTGGCCATGATGAAGAAAAAGGCCGAGGAGCGAGACGAAGGACCGAAGGGCAAAACGCCAATTTCacccacaaaaataaaaatctctcCCAAAAAGGAGCCCCTCGCTTCCTCGAGCTCTGACAAGAAGTTCACTCCCAAAACGGGAACCACACCTACCACCGTTAAAACTTCTCCAAAGAAACCAGAG AGCACAAGTACGAGTCCTGAGGacgcagagaagaagaagggcaACTCTGCAGCTTTCAGGAACTTCCTCAACAGAGATGGACCACGAGCTCTGGGCTCCAAGGAAATCccacag ggTGCAGATAACTGTTTGGAGGGCTGCGTGTTTGTGCTGACGGGGGTCATGGAGTCCATGGAGAGGGATGACGCCAAGTCCCTCATCGAGCGCTACGGAGGCAAGGTGACGGGCAACATCAGCAAGAAGACCACCTACCTGGTGCAGGGCAGAGACAGCGGAGTCTCCAAGCTCGAGAAG GCGGAGAGTCACGGAACCAAGATCCTAGATGAGGATGGTCTGTTGGAGCTGATCAGAACCAAACCAGGGAAGAAGTCCAAGTATGAGATCACTGCAGAGGCTGAG agcaAAGCCTCAAAGACCAGGACTCCCCCCAGCAAGACCTCAAAGAGCACCCCCAAAGCCCAGAAGATCTCTCCCTCCAAGGGGAATTCCCGTTCCCCTCACACCCCGAGCCCATCAAAGACCAGCCTGGCACAAGGCCACGGTGCCAGGACCAGATATGGTAGCACTCCACCTGGGAGAGGCTCAGGTCACACAGCCCGCCGGGAACTCggcctttcctcctcctcctcctcttcttcatcctctgcaCAAGGAAAATCATCCCCAGCAGCAACAGGGGAGGACGCCAGTCTGCTGTGGGTGGACAAGTACCGTCCACTCTCTCTGAAgactgtgattggtcaacagGGAGACCAGAGCTGTGCCAATAAGCTGCTCCGCTGGCTGCAGAACTGGAACAAACACCACAGCGGGGGCTCTTCAAAGCCAGCAG CTGCGAGGTTTGGTAAGTTTGGAGGAGGGAAAGATGATGGATCAGCATTCAaagctgctctgctctctggACCTCCTGGCGTGGGGAAGACCACTACAGCTGCCCTTGTCTGTGAG GAGTTGGGCTTCAGCTACGTGGAGATGAACGCAAGCAGCACTCGCAGCAAAAACAGTCTGAAGGAAGTCGTCGCAGAGTCACTTAACAACACCAGCATCGAGAGCTTCTACAAAG gCACCTCTCAGAAAGTGAGCAGTAAACACGTCCTGATCATGGATGAGATTGATGGCATGGCTGGCAACGAGGACCGCGGAGGAAtccag GAGATGATCGGTCTGATCAAAAATTCAAAGATTCCCATCATCTGCATGTGCAATGATCGTAACCACCAGAAGATCAGGTCACTGGCCAACTACTGCTTTGATTTGCGCTTCCAGAGGCCGCGAGTGGAACAGAtcaag GGAGCCATGATGTCCCTCGCTTTCAAAGAGGGAATCAAGATCCCACCCCCAGCTCTTAATGAAATTATCCTAGCCTCCAATCAGGACATACGACAG gtGATCCACAACCTGAGCATGTGGTCAGCCAAAGACAAGGTGATGACGTATGACCAGTGCAAGTCGGACGCAGCCAGTGCCCGCAAGGACATGAAACTGGGGCCGTTTGATGTTTGTAGGAAGGTGTTTTCCTCGGGGGAGGACAGCGCCCACATGAGCCTCATCGACAAGTCGGACCTCTTCTTCCACGACTACTCGCTAGCCCCGCTCTTTGTCCAAGAGAACTACCTGCATGTTCGGCCAAGGGCTGCAGG TGGTGACCTGAAGTCCCACCTGATGTTGCTCAGCAAGGCGGCCGACTCCATCTCTGACGGAGACCTGGTGGACAGACGGATCCGCTCTGGGCAGAACTGGTCGTTGCTGCCCACCCAg GCAATCTATGCCAGTGTTTTACCAGGCGAGCTGATGAAAGGCTATATGAGTCAGTTCCCCACCTTCCCCAGCTGGCTCGGCAAGTTCTCCTCCACCAACAAACATTCCCGCATCGTCCAGGAGCTGGCCTCACACATGGGTTTAAA GACGATGAGCAGCAGACAGGCGGTGAACCTGGACTACTTGTACTACCTGCGGCAGGCGCTGCTGAGCCCTCTTCAGAGGCACGGAGCAGAGGGCGCCGGTGAAGCTGTGCAGCTGCTGGACAACTACCAGCTCATCAAGGAAGACGTGGACAGCATCATGGAGATCAGCATCTGGGGCGGACAGCCAGACCCCTACTCCAAACTGGACTCTAAG GTGAAGGCAGCATTCACACGGGCCTACAACAAAGAAGTTCACCTGACGCCGTACTCTCTGCAAGTGGTGAAGAAGGGCCGTGGCGGTGGGGAGTCGGAGTTGGGAGGAGAGGATGTGGACAACGGAGCTCAGGAGTCTGAGGACGAGGGCCTCAAAACTGACGCCATGATCAAA CAGAAGAAGGCCAAAGCAACCAAGGAGTccaagaagaaggagaaggaggaggattcTGGGAAGGACAAGGATAAAGGCAAGGGCAAGGGGAAGGGAAAAGGCAAGGCCAAGAAATGA